Proteins encoded together in one Marinobacter salsuginis window:
- a CDS encoding 1-acyl-sn-glycerol-3-phosphate acyltransferase: MQEFDAIRPYSDEETGAAINRLVNDREFLDMVGRFKSPTLARWAPAMLRVFTRRWLTSHFGRYTRVDDLQAGLSGYVGELVDSTTTRVTTSGLDKLDKHGAYLFISNHRDIVFDPMVVNYLLFQNGFHTTRIAIGDNLLANRVFAEMMRLNKSFVVRRSMTSPREMRDAYITLSGFINHSIDTNHSIWIAQREGRAKDGLDFTDPAIIKMFYMSRKKSGLDFGEAMSRLHIVPVSIAYEYDPCDADKAQELETRARTGKYIKREGEDTEQIMKGLTGFKGHVHVHFGAPIHDSPDNPKDLAQRIDREMHANYHLHASNLVAYQQRGLHPQAHDTPDTVSDAVVTAETWSPAEMEAAEAEMERRLEACDPAIRPYLLDMYANPVVTALEANSEKSGHSE; encoded by the coding sequence ATGCAGGAATTTGATGCCATCCGTCCGTATTCGGACGAAGAAACCGGCGCTGCTATTAACCGCCTGGTCAACGACCGGGAATTTCTGGATATGGTCGGTCGCTTCAAGTCTCCGACACTGGCACGCTGGGCACCGGCCATGTTGCGTGTGTTTACCCGCCGATGGCTCACCAGCCATTTTGGTCGCTATACGCGTGTTGATGATCTCCAGGCTGGGCTTTCCGGCTACGTTGGTGAACTGGTCGACAGCACCACCACACGAGTGACAACCAGCGGCCTGGATAAACTCGATAAACACGGCGCCTATCTGTTCATTTCAAACCACCGGGACATCGTGTTTGACCCCATGGTGGTGAACTACCTGCTGTTTCAAAACGGCTTCCACACCACCCGAATTGCCATAGGCGACAATCTGCTGGCAAACCGTGTGTTCGCCGAAATGATGCGGCTGAACAAGAGCTTTGTGGTACGTCGTAGCATGACCAGCCCGCGGGAGATGCGCGATGCCTACATCACACTCTCCGGCTTCATCAACCACAGCATTGATACCAACCACAGTATCTGGATTGCCCAACGGGAAGGCAGGGCGAAGGACGGCCTTGATTTCACCGATCCGGCCATCATCAAGATGTTCTACATGAGCCGTAAGAAGAGCGGGTTGGATTTTGGCGAGGCCATGAGCCGGCTGCACATCGTGCCGGTTTCCATCGCCTATGAGTACGACCCATGCGATGCCGACAAGGCTCAGGAACTGGAAACCCGCGCCAGAACCGGCAAATACATCAAGCGTGAGGGCGAGGACACCGAGCAGATCATGAAAGGTTTGACCGGATTCAAGGGGCACGTGCATGTGCACTTCGGCGCGCCCATTCATGATTCACCTGATAACCCCAAGGATCTGGCCCAGCGTATAGACCGCGAGATGCATGCGAACTACCACCTGCATGCCTCGAACCTGGTGGCCTACCAGCAACGCGGCCTTCATCCCCAGGCTCACGACACGCCTGATACCGTCAGCGATGCGGTGGTCACCGCCGAAACCTGGTCACCGGCGGAGATGGAAGCGGCCGAGGCGGAGATGGAGCGGCGCCTGGAAGCCTGCGATCCGGCCATCCGGCCCTATCTACTGGATATGTATGCCAATCCGGTAGTTACCGCGCTTGAGGCCAATTCCGAAAAATCCGGCCATTCCGAGTAA
- the glgP gene encoding alpha-glucan family phosphorylase, whose protein sequence is MHKATEFRLEAHPLIPEPLERLEELANDLFYSWDHGVRSLFARIDLRLWQKVEHNPKLFLRRVAQDRLDEASEDRAFLAEYRRVLSSYDAYLEAGPGPEVTEKLDPEQALVAYFCAEFGFHESFPIYSGGLGILAGDHCKAASDLALPFVAVGLLYQQGYFIQSIDAHGQQIARYQSHSSDELPITPVEMDGQVLKVSVPFPGRDVVARVWEARVGHIRLYLLDSNTEENNPEDQDLTLQLYGGDESTRISQEMLLGIGGTRVLEALHLKPTVWHINEGHAAFQILERCRSTMLSSQLGFEAALEAVAGATLFTTHTPVPAGHDIFPRALVHHALGRYLEESGLDFEQVFALGSKDGGDSFNMTSLGLRGSRYHNGVSRIHGGVASLMEGDVWPQVPPAENPIGYITNGVHVPTFLAPEWSSLFDIQAPTWKSELRNPDFWEFIDQIPDYHYWSVHKALKQQMGEYIVQRLKRQHKRNGTGHSVTDRMTRQIMSSEKDTLVIGFARRFATYKRATLIFSDLERLERILTNPDRPVVLVFAGKAHPKDKPGQQLIKVIHDLSMHPSLMGHLILLEDYDQAMARRLLSGVDVWLNTPEYPKEASGTSGEKAALNGALNLSVLDGWWGEGYNGKNGWGIPPRDTELDPEFRNEEEARDLIDLIELEVVPLYYDRASQGFSKGWVKRSKASMKSITPRFNAQRMVMDYVNNYYHPASSQGALLMADGGRVAIELANWKARVRQAWNGVELRVVGCVKSSCPHDGAVELRVEAALNGLTAEDVRVECLVSPECTGTDGSPGPNSFLLEKEGEEDGRTLFATHVQPPYPGLQTLRLRMYPYHESLTHPLEMGAMLWV, encoded by the coding sequence ATGCATAAAGCAACGGAATTTCGACTCGAAGCCCATCCCTTGATTCCAGAACCCCTTGAGCGACTGGAAGAACTTGCCAACGATCTGTTCTACAGCTGGGACCATGGCGTCCGTAGTCTGTTCGCCAGGATCGACCTGCGGCTGTGGCAGAAAGTGGAGCACAATCCCAAGCTGTTCCTGCGCCGGGTCGCCCAGGACCGGTTGGACGAAGCATCGGAAGACCGAGCGTTTCTGGCTGAGTATCGCCGGGTTCTGAGCAGTTACGATGCTTACCTCGAAGCCGGCCCCGGCCCGGAAGTCACCGAAAAACTGGATCCGGAGCAGGCTCTGGTGGCCTACTTCTGCGCCGAGTTCGGTTTCCATGAGAGCTTTCCGATTTATTCCGGCGGCCTTGGTATCCTGGCCGGGGACCACTGCAAGGCCGCCAGTGATCTTGCCCTGCCGTTCGTGGCTGTGGGCCTCCTGTACCAGCAGGGCTACTTCATCCAGAGTATCGACGCCCACGGCCAACAGATTGCACGTTACCAGTCCCATTCAAGCGATGAGCTGCCGATAACACCCGTGGAAATGGATGGCCAGGTTCTGAAGGTATCGGTTCCCTTCCCTGGCCGTGATGTGGTCGCAAGGGTCTGGGAGGCTCGGGTTGGTCATATCCGGCTGTACCTGCTGGACAGCAACACCGAGGAAAATAACCCAGAGGATCAGGACCTCACACTCCAGTTGTATGGTGGTGACGAGTCCACCCGCATCAGCCAGGAAATGCTCCTTGGCATCGGCGGAACCCGGGTTCTGGAGGCATTGCATCTGAAGCCGACGGTCTGGCACATCAACGAAGGGCATGCCGCGTTCCAGATCCTCGAACGCTGCCGAAGCACCATGTTGAGTTCGCAACTCGGTTTTGAAGCGGCCCTGGAAGCGGTTGCTGGTGCCACCCTCTTCACCACCCATACGCCTGTACCCGCCGGCCACGATATTTTCCCCAGGGCTCTGGTGCATCATGCCCTTGGCCGCTACCTGGAGGAGTCCGGGCTGGATTTCGAGCAGGTGTTCGCCCTGGGTTCAAAAGATGGCGGCGACAGCTTCAACATGACCAGCCTGGGGCTCCGTGGCTCCCGTTACCACAACGGCGTCAGCCGCATTCACGGAGGCGTCGCGTCGCTGATGGAGGGCGATGTCTGGCCCCAGGTACCACCAGCCGAGAACCCTATCGGTTACATCACCAATGGCGTGCATGTACCCACCTTCCTCGCGCCGGAATGGTCCAGCTTGTTCGATATACAGGCGCCTACCTGGAAAAGCGAGCTAAGGAATCCGGATTTCTGGGAATTTATCGACCAGATTCCGGATTATCACTACTGGAGCGTGCATAAAGCGCTTAAACAGCAAATGGGCGAGTATATTGTCCAGCGCCTGAAGCGCCAGCATAAGCGCAATGGCACCGGCCACTCCGTGACAGACCGGATGACCCGGCAGATTATGTCCTCGGAAAAGGACACGCTGGTTATCGGTTTTGCCAGACGCTTCGCCACTTACAAACGCGCGACGCTGATTTTTTCAGATCTGGAACGGCTTGAGCGGATTCTCACCAATCCGGACAGGCCGGTGGTGCTGGTCTTTGCCGGCAAAGCTCACCCGAAAGACAAGCCTGGCCAGCAACTGATCAAGGTTATCCACGATCTGTCCATGCATCCCTCCCTGATGGGGCACCTTATTCTGCTGGAAGATTATGATCAGGCCATGGCTCGCCGGCTTCTTAGTGGTGTGGATGTCTGGCTGAACACCCCGGAATACCCGAAGGAAGCGAGTGGCACATCCGGTGAAAAAGCCGCCCTGAACGGCGCCCTCAACCTCAGCGTACTCGATGGCTGGTGGGGGGAAGGCTACAACGGCAAGAATGGGTGGGGCATTCCGCCACGAGATACCGAACTGGACCCGGAGTTCCGGAACGAGGAGGAAGCCAGAGACCTGATCGATCTGATCGAGTTGGAGGTGGTGCCCCTGTATTACGATCGGGCATCCCAGGGCTTTTCGAAGGGCTGGGTCAAGCGCTCCAAAGCGTCGATGAAATCCATAACCCCCAGGTTCAATGCCCAGAGGATGGTGATGGACTACGTCAATAACTATTACCACCCCGCCTCCAGTCAGGGCGCGCTCCTGATGGCCGACGGCGGCCGGGTAGCGATTGAACTCGCAAACTGGAAAGCAAGGGTGCGACAGGCTTGGAACGGGGTTGAACTGCGGGTAGTGGGCTGCGTGAAATCCTCATGCCCCCACGATGGCGCCGTGGAACTGCGGGTTGAGGCGGCGCTTAACGGCCTGACCGCGGAGGATGTCCGGGTGGAGTGCCTGGTCAGCCCCGAGTGCACCGGCACCGATGGCAGCCCCGGGCCAAACAGCTTCCTTCTGGAAAAAGAGGGTGAAGAGGACGGCCGAACCCTATTTGCCACCCATGTGCAGCCACCCTACCCTGGCTTGCAGACCCTGAGGCTGAGGATGTATCCATACCATGAGTCGCTGACCCACCCGCTGGAAATGGGCGCCATGCTCTGGGTCTGA
- a CDS encoding glycoside hydrolase family 57 protein produces MASDTKTPVVLCWHMHQPSYQDMRTNQFLFPWVYLHTIKDYSDMAAHLEGNPEARAVVNFAPVLLEQIETYLIQIERWRHGAGEIGDPLLAALVAEELPETGTPAFLGLMEKSLRANRERIINRYPAFARLAELADVYRRKPELQRYISRRFLSDLLVWYHLGWMGETIRRKSHCIQSLQEKGHNFSMDDRRALLDVIFDVLSGIGPRYRHLAQKGQVELSVSPYTHAMLPLLIDLASAREAMRDITLPVHSDYPGGEARAGWQLQEAKTVFQRFFGLEPSGCWASEGGLSAATLALLEDHQFRWTASGDSVVHNSLNRARETNPELPDYGIHRPYTFGESGTFVFFRDDGLSDLIGFTYADWHARDAVGDLVHHMENIAGQGKGKARPVISVIMDGENAWEYYPENGFHFLDELYRVLANHPKLQLTTYSDLVANPVTEPINLPHLVAGSWIYGTFSTWIGDPDKNRAWDLLCEAKVHFDRVMDNGSLNSEQKEAAMQQLAICEGSDWFWWFGDYNPAQIVSDFEHLYRRHLVNLYEMIGYPAPPSVFQQLSQGSGEPARGGTMRPGHDAEKQA; encoded by the coding sequence ATGGCCTCTGACACAAAAACGCCGGTAGTACTTTGCTGGCACATGCACCAGCCGTCCTATCAGGACATGCGAACCAATCAATTCCTGTTTCCCTGGGTATACCTGCATACCATCAAGGATTACAGCGACATGGCTGCCCATCTGGAAGGTAATCCAGAGGCCAGGGCAGTGGTCAATTTCGCGCCCGTTCTGCTTGAGCAGATCGAGACCTATCTGATCCAGATCGAGCGTTGGCGGCATGGAGCAGGTGAAATCGGTGATCCTCTGCTGGCTGCCCTTGTCGCCGAGGAGTTACCGGAAACCGGCACCCCGGCTTTTCTTGGCCTGATGGAAAAGTCCCTTCGGGCGAACCGCGAGCGGATAATCAATCGCTACCCCGCGTTCGCGCGTCTTGCTGAACTGGCTGACGTCTATCGCCGAAAACCGGAGCTTCAGAGGTATATTTCGCGCAGATTTCTCTCGGATCTGCTGGTCTGGTATCACCTCGGCTGGATGGGGGAGACGATTCGCAGGAAAAGCCATTGCATCCAGAGCCTTCAGGAAAAAGGCCATAATTTCTCGATGGACGACCGGCGAGCTTTGCTGGACGTGATCTTTGATGTGTTATCCGGCATCGGCCCGAGATACCGCCATCTCGCCCAGAAGGGCCAGGTTGAACTCTCCGTGAGCCCCTACACCCATGCCATGCTGCCTCTGCTCATCGACCTGGCTTCCGCCCGGGAGGCCATGCGAGACATCACTTTGCCGGTGCACAGTGACTACCCGGGTGGTGAGGCGCGGGCCGGCTGGCAACTCCAGGAGGCGAAGACCGTCTTCCAGCGATTCTTCGGCCTTGAACCATCCGGCTGCTGGGCCTCAGAGGGTGGCCTCAGCGCCGCCACACTGGCCTTGCTGGAAGACCATCAATTCCGTTGGACGGCCAGTGGGGATTCGGTGGTGCACAACAGCCTGAACCGAGCCCGGGAAACCAACCCGGAACTGCCCGATTACGGCATTCATCGGCCGTATACCTTTGGTGAATCGGGCACGTTCGTGTTCTTTCGGGACGACGGCCTGTCTGATCTTATCGGGTTTACCTACGCGGACTGGCATGCCAGGGATGCCGTCGGCGACCTGGTTCATCACATGGAGAACATCGCAGGCCAGGGCAAAGGCAAAGCACGGCCGGTGATTTCGGTGATCATGGATGGTGAAAACGCCTGGGAATATTACCCGGAAAACGGCTTTCATTTTCTGGATGAGCTTTATCGGGTTCTGGCGAACCACCCCAAGCTGCAATTGACCACCTACAGCGATTTGGTAGCCAACCCCGTCACCGAGCCCATCAATCTGCCACATCTGGTTGCCGGGAGCTGGATTTACGGCACCTTCTCTACCTGGATTGGTGATCCGGACAAGAACCGCGCCTGGGATCTGCTCTGCGAGGCAAAAGTCCACTTTGACCGTGTGATGGATAACGGCAGCCTCAATTCAGAACAAAAAGAGGCTGCCATGCAACAATTGGCGATCTGTGAAGGCTCCGACTGGTTCTGGTGGTTTGGCGACTACAACCCGGCTCAGATCGTCAGCGACTTTGAACATCTCTACCGCCGCCACCTGGTCAACCTCTATGAAATGATCGGGTACCCGGCGCCGCCCTCGGTATTCCAGCAGCTAAGCCAGGGCAGCGGAGAACCAGCCCGGGGCGGAACCATGCGTCCGGGCCATGACGCGGAAAAACAGGCATGA
- the glgC gene encoding glucose-1-phosphate adenylyltransferase, with amino-acid sequence MQTAKRFVSRLTRQTLALVLAGGRGSRLHDLTKWRAKPAVPFGGKFRIIDFPLSNCINSGIGQVGVITQYKSHSLIRHIQRGWGFLRGELDEFVELLPAQQRIETSWYEGTADAVLQNLDIIRSHQPEYVLILAGDHVYKMDYGTMLAHHVENDADITVGCIEVPLDEASAFGVMSVDDELRVTEFVEKPKQPKPMPGQPGKALASMGIYVFSTQVLFDELMRDHQMDGDSSHDFGKDIIPSVIKRLRVVAFPFRNPVENKPAYWRDVGTVDALWQANLELISISPELNLYDSHWPIWTYQEQLPPAKFVFDDDNRRGMAVDSMVAGGCIVSGSLVKHSLLFSQVMVHSFSEISDSVIYPDVQIGRHCRLRNCLIDRGCRIPEGTRIGFDAEEDRKRFHVSPKGIVLITPEMLGQDYPHGL; translated from the coding sequence ATGCAAACGGCCAAGCGTTTCGTCAGTCGTCTCACTCGTCAGACTCTTGCACTGGTACTTGCCGGAGGGCGGGGCTCCCGCCTTCATGATCTCACCAAATGGCGGGCCAAACCGGCGGTTCCGTTTGGCGGTAAGTTCCGGATCATTGATTTTCCCCTCTCGAACTGCATCAACTCGGGCATTGGCCAGGTTGGTGTAATCACCCAGTACAAATCCCATTCCCTGATTCGCCACATCCAGCGGGGCTGGGGGTTTCTCCGCGGGGAACTGGATGAATTCGTCGAGCTCCTGCCAGCACAACAACGGATCGAAACCTCCTGGTATGAGGGAACAGCGGATGCTGTGCTCCAGAACCTCGACATCATCCGCAGCCATCAGCCGGAGTACGTGCTGATCCTGGCAGGTGACCATGTCTATAAGATGGACTACGGCACGATGCTGGCCCATCACGTTGAAAACGATGCCGATATCACCGTGGGCTGTATCGAGGTGCCACTCGATGAAGCCTCCGCATTCGGCGTTATGTCGGTGGATGATGAGCTCAGAGTCACTGAATTCGTCGAGAAACCGAAGCAGCCAAAGCCGATGCCCGGCCAACCCGGCAAGGCGCTCGCCTCTATGGGCATCTATGTGTTCAGCACCCAGGTGTTGTTTGATGAGCTGATGCGTGACCACCAGATGGATGGCGATTCCTCCCACGATTTCGGCAAGGATATTATTCCATCGGTGATCAAACGTTTGCGGGTGGTGGCATTTCCATTTCGGAACCCGGTCGAGAACAAACCTGCCTACTGGCGGGACGTGGGTACCGTTGATGCCCTATGGCAGGCGAACCTTGAGCTCATCAGCATCAGCCCGGAACTGAACCTCTACGATTCTCACTGGCCGATATGGACCTATCAGGAGCAACTGCCACCGGCCAAGTTCGTGTTCGACGACGACAACCGACGCGGAATGGCAGTGGATTCCATGGTGGCGGGCGGGTGCATTGTCTCCGGCTCACTGGTAAAACATTCCCTGCTTTTTTCGCAGGTTATGGTGCATTCCTTTAGTGAAATATCAGATTCAGTGATCTACCCGGATGTGCAGATAGGGCGCCATTGCCGCCTTCGAAACTGCCTCATTGATCGTGGCTGCCGGATTCCGGAGGGCACCCGGATTGGGTTTGATGCCGAGGAAGACCGGAAGCGGTTCCATGTTTCTCCAAAAGGTATTGTGCTGATCACGCCCGAGATGCTCGGGCAGGATTATCCCCATGGCCTCTGA
- a CDS encoding alpha/beta hydrolase, with amino-acid sequence MQDLQYIEIETGENPTAAVIWLHGLGASGHDFEPVVPELGLPEDAAVRFIFPHAPNLPVTINGGMSMPAWYDIKAMDIDRVVDTEQLRASADAVARLVEHEKEKGVPADRIIIAGFSQGGAVAYELGLSYPERLGGILALSTYFATAKTVQCSEANADVPISVYHGTFDPMVPESLGVRSVETLKEMGYDPSYQTFPMEHSVCLEEIQDIGRFIRRHLL; translated from the coding sequence GTGCAGGATCTTCAGTACATCGAGATTGAAACCGGAGAAAACCCGACCGCGGCCGTGATCTGGCTTCATGGCCTGGGTGCCAGTGGCCACGACTTCGAGCCGGTCGTGCCTGAACTGGGCCTTCCGGAAGATGCCGCGGTGCGGTTCATCTTTCCCCATGCGCCGAACCTGCCTGTGACGATTAACGGTGGGATGTCCATGCCGGCCTGGTACGACATCAAGGCAATGGATATTGACCGGGTAGTGGATACCGAACAACTGCGGGCCTCTGCCGATGCCGTCGCCAGACTGGTGGAGCACGAAAAGGAGAAAGGTGTTCCGGCAGACCGGATCATCATTGCCGGCTTCTCCCAGGGTGGGGCGGTTGCCTACGAACTGGGGCTCAGCTACCCGGAACGTCTGGGCGGCATTTTGGCGCTCTCCACCTACTTTGCCACCGCCAAGACGGTTCAGTGTTCAGAGGCAAATGCCGATGTGCCGATCAGTGTGTATCACGGAACATTCGATCCGATGGTGCCGGAGTCTCTGGGCGTTCGCAGTGTCGAAACCCTCAAAGAAATGGGCTACGACCCGTCGTACCAGACATTTCCCATGGAACACAGCGTGTGCCTGGAGGAAATACAGGATATTGGCCGGTTCATTCGCCGACACCTGCTATGA
- the glgA gene encoding glycogen synthase GlgA, whose protein sequence is MIRVLFATSEVYPLVKTGGLADVSASLPEALCRLEYDVQILLPGYPDAIKAARKAGSRRKARFQLGQYNVSLWQTRLPGTAVTLWLVDCPPLFDRPGNPYKNEEGRDWWDNAHRFELFGKVGAMIAMGEAGLNWRPDLVHCNDWQTGLIPVFLEAYQERPGTVFTIHNLAYQGLFSNETFRALGLPDTLWRFEQLEFYGQLSFIKGGLVFSDRITTVSPTYAREIQTPEFGNGLDGLLRHRQHALTGILNGIDTRVWDPEEDQELAFHYGRDHLKNKAQCRAALQHELGLEVNGAPLLGFIGRLVEQKGVDWIVSVMPDLLEQGCQFVILGSGEDRYEEPLKQLARQWPGQFSLTLGYNEGLSHRITAGCDLFLMPSRFEPCGLNQMYSLRYGTIPVVHGVGGLADTVQDPQQVGIDKANGFVFAGASAASLLTAIHRALQVFEKRKQWRRLQENGMAIDYSWKQRARTYGDLYQGILKERDQQQLD, encoded by the coding sequence ATGATCCGGGTTCTTTTTGCCACCAGTGAAGTCTATCCACTGGTGAAGACCGGCGGTCTTGCCGATGTTTCTGCCAGCTTGCCCGAAGCGCTCTGTCGTCTTGAATACGATGTTCAGATTCTCCTGCCTGGTTACCCGGACGCGATAAAGGCCGCCAGAAAAGCCGGTTCCCGCAGAAAGGCCCGATTCCAGCTTGGCCAATACAATGTGAGCCTGTGGCAGACTCGGCTGCCAGGCACCGCGGTTACTCTCTGGTTGGTTGACTGCCCGCCCCTTTTCGATCGCCCCGGCAACCCCTACAAAAACGAGGAAGGGAGAGACTGGTGGGACAACGCCCACCGGTTTGAGCTGTTTGGCAAAGTGGGGGCCATGATCGCCATGGGCGAAGCCGGTCTGAACTGGAGGCCCGATCTGGTGCACTGCAATGACTGGCAAACCGGGCTGATACCGGTATTCCTGGAAGCCTATCAGGAGCGGCCGGGCACCGTGTTTACCATTCATAACCTTGCCTACCAGGGGCTTTTCTCAAACGAGACGTTCCGCGCCCTCGGTCTGCCCGACACCCTCTGGAGGTTTGAACAACTGGAGTTCTATGGCCAGCTTTCGTTTATCAAGGGCGGCCTGGTATTCAGTGATCGGATCACCACCGTCAGCCCCACCTATGCACGTGAGATTCAGACTCCGGAATTCGGCAATGGCCTCGATGGTCTGCTCCGGCACCGGCAACACGCCTTGACCGGCATTCTCAACGGCATCGACACCCGGGTCTGGGACCCGGAGGAAGATCAAGAGCTGGCCTTCCACTACGGACGCGACCATCTGAAGAACAAAGCACAGTGTCGGGCAGCGCTGCAACACGAGCTTGGGCTGGAAGTGAACGGCGCGCCGCTTCTTGGTTTCATTGGCCGACTGGTGGAGCAAAAAGGGGTGGACTGGATAGTGTCCGTGATGCCGGATTTGCTGGAACAGGGCTGCCAGTTTGTGATTCTCGGTTCGGGAGAGGACCGTTACGAGGAGCCGCTGAAACAACTGGCCCGTCAATGGCCCGGGCAGTTCTCACTCACCCTGGGCTACAACGAAGGGCTGTCCCATCGCATCACGGCGGGCTGTGATCTCTTCCTGATGCCGTCCAGATTCGAACCCTGTGGGTTAAACCAGATGTACAGCCTTCGGTACGGGACAATTCCGGTGGTGCACGGTGTCGGAGGGCTGGCCGATACGGTACAGGATCCGCAGCAGGTGGGAATCGACAAGGCCAACGGATTCGTGTTTGCCGGTGCCAGTGCCGCATCGCTGCTGACTGCGATACACCGGGCACTGCAGGTGTTTGAAAAGCGAAAACAATGGCGGCGATTGCAGGAAAACGGCATGGCCATCGATTATTCGTGGAAGCAGCGCGCTCGCACCTATGGTGACCTGTATCAGGGCATTCTCAAAGAACGTGATCAACAACAGCTGGATTAG
- the glgB gene encoding 1,4-alpha-glucan branching protein GlgB, which produces MDSPTLSEFDLHLFGEGRHWHIYNVLGAHVCRSKGVEGVRFAVWAPHAKSVSVVGDFNHWATGANPMASNGDTGVWSCFVPGIGTGALYKYSITTERSDQLLKTDPYGQAFELRPSTAAVVTERGRFGWGDGDWLARRSRWNWQQSPISIYEVHAASWRHHGSGRWLTYRELADQLVPYVLELGFTHIELLPVTEHPLDESWGYQTTGYYAPTSRFGSPDDFRYLVDQCHRHNIGVILDWVPGHFPTDEHALARFDGSALYEHEDPRKGRHQDWGTLIYNYGRHEVRNFLIGSALFWLDAFHIDGLRVDAVASMLYLNYSRKEGEWLPNVHGGHENLEAIEFLRELNRVCQSRFPGTLICAEESTSWPRVTRPPEIGGLGFNLKWNMGWMHDTLDYLAQDPVYRQYHHDKLTFGLLYAFSENFLLPLSHDEVVHGKASLINKMSGDDWQQRATLRLLFTYMFCYPGAKLLFMGGEFGQRREWSESRELDWSLLAHPEHQGIKKLVQDLNGVYRREVSLNGACFTPDGFEWIDCHDSPQSVISFLRTAGGETSVIVVNFTPVPRHHYRIGLPQGGNWREIFNSDSEYYGGSNLGNPYTMPADQQPWMNRDWSLELTLPPMGAIILRPAL; this is translated from the coding sequence ATGGACAGTCCAACGCTCAGCGAATTTGACCTCCACCTCTTCGGCGAAGGCCGTCACTGGCACATTTACAATGTCCTTGGGGCCCACGTTTGCCGGAGCAAGGGAGTGGAAGGCGTGCGGTTTGCGGTCTGGGCACCCCACGCCAAGTCCGTCAGCGTTGTCGGGGATTTCAATCACTGGGCCACCGGCGCCAACCCCATGGCGTCCAACGGGGACACCGGTGTCTGGTCCTGCTTTGTTCCCGGCATAGGTACCGGCGCTCTCTACAAGTACTCCATCACGACAGAAAGAAGCGACCAGCTTCTAAAAACCGATCCCTACGGGCAGGCCTTCGAATTGAGGCCCTCCACCGCCGCTGTTGTGACCGAACGCGGCCGTTTCGGCTGGGGCGACGGCGACTGGCTTGCCCGCCGTAGCCGCTGGAACTGGCAGCAATCTCCCATTTCCATTTACGAGGTGCATGCTGCCTCCTGGCGACATCACGGGTCCGGTCGCTGGCTGACATATAGAGAGCTGGCCGACCAGCTTGTTCCCTATGTCCTGGAACTGGGCTTTACCCACATTGAGCTTTTGCCGGTGACGGAACACCCGCTGGATGAATCCTGGGGTTACCAGACCACCGGTTATTACGCGCCGACCAGTCGTTTCGGCAGCCCGGACGATTTCCGCTACCTGGTAGACCAGTGCCATCGGCACAACATCGGCGTGATCCTGGACTGGGTGCCGGGTCATTTTCCCACCGATGAGCACGCCCTGGCCCGGTTTGATGGCAGCGCGCTCTACGAGCATGAAGATCCCCGCAAGGGGCGTCATCAGGACTGGGGTACCCTTATCTACAATTACGGGCGCCACGAGGTTCGGAACTTCCTGATCGGGAGCGCCCTCTTTTGGCTGGACGCCTTCCATATTGATGGTTTGCGGGTAGATGCAGTGGCGTCGATGCTCTATCTCAATTATTCCCGCAAGGAGGGCGAATGGCTGCCCAATGTCCACGGCGGACACGAAAACCTTGAAGCCATCGAGTTTCTCCGCGAGTTGAACCGCGTTTGCCAGAGCCGCTTTCCGGGAACGTTGATCTGTGCGGAGGAATCCACGTCCTGGCCCCGTGTTACACGGCCGCCCGAAATCGGTGGGCTGGGGTTCAATCTGAAATGGAATATGGGTTGGATGCACGACACCCTCGATTATCTGGCCCAAGACCCGGTATACCGACAGTACCACCACGACAAACTGACCTTTGGGCTGTTATATGCGTTCTCTGAGAATTTTCTCTTGCCGCTGTCCCACGATGAGGTTGTTCATGGCAAAGCCAGCCTGATCAACAAGATGTCCGGCGACGACTGGCAGCAGCGGGCAACCTTGAGACTGCTCTTCACCTATATGTTCTGCTATCCCGGCGCAAAGCTTCTTTTTATGGGCGGGGAGTTTGGTCAGCGCCGTGAGTGGAGTGAATCCCGGGAGCTGGACTGGTCTCTGCTGGCGCACCCGGAGCATCAGGGAATCAAGAAGCTGGTCCAGGACCTCAACGGCGTTTACCGGCGGGAAGTTTCGCTAAACGGCGCCTGCTTCACGCCGGATGGATTCGAGTGGATCGATTGCCATGACTCCCCACAATCCGTGATCAGTTTCCTGCGCACGGCTGGAGGCGAAACCTCGGTGATTGTGGTCAATTTCACCCCTGTGCCCCGGCACCATTACCGGATCGGGTTGCCCCAGGGTGGCAACTGGCGGGAAATCTTCAATTCCGATTCGGAATACTACGGCGGCAGCAATCTCGGTAACCCTTACACCATGCCAGCGGATCAACAGCCGTGGATGAACCGTGACTGGTCACTGGAACTCACGCTGCCACCGATGGGCGCGATAATCCTGAGGCCAGCGTTATGA